The following nucleotide sequence is from Alkalihalobacillus sp. LMS39.
TTCCTACCGCAAAAATCTAATTACACATTAAAATGTAAGTGAAAATAAATAACTAATTGCACCGTATTTGCGGTGCTTTTTGTTGTGAAAAAAATAAAATCGCCTAGCTGAACTAGACGATTTCCATATTATTTTTATTTGCTTATTCAACTAAAGCTTCCCGTTTGTTTAAGTACGAAGTTTCACAAACGTATTTTTCGGTCAAAGTATTATTTAATATCTAAAGCTTTTATCCAACTTTTTACGTAACCATTGATTATTGCTTGTTTATCCCAATTATCATTAAAAGATGGAAAAATAAAGGTTTGATACACGGTTAGATAGTAGGCTGGTGCAATTAATTTTATTATCTCGTACTCTTTAATCAATTCTTCTTTTGTATCAAATTCACTCCACTTAGTTAAGTAATCATCTAATAAGGATAAAGATGTGGTTTTAGAAAAAAATTGTTCCACTTCTTCTAAGAATACAACGATACTTAAAAATGGATGTGAAAGAGAACAATCAGACCAATCATATATAATGGGTCTTCCACCTTGGATAATAATATTACCTCCAAAAAAATCACCATGCTCTAATGATAGAGGAATATTAGTTGACTCTAAAAAATTCAGCTTATTTATTATATAGTCATTGCTATTAATTAATGTATTGTATACTTCCCTACTAATATCTTTGTTAATAGCTAATTCATTCAGTGAATTCTCTAGATGATGTTGAATAACGCAAGTTACAGGTCTAACAGGACACTTTAACTCTTCCAGTTTTTTTCGATGAATAACTGAATGCTGTTGGATGTCTGCCAATCTGAGAATTGCCTGTTTCCAATACTCCAAATTGTTTGTCCTTCCAAGTAAAGGTCCTTGTAATTCTTTCATGATGTACCACTTTTTTTCGACCTCTATATTTATTATTTCTGGTACATAGGTGGGGTGATTTTGAAATAAAAATGACTTATGAGAGGTTCGTGTGAAAATATATCTGGTACAGCTTTAAAGTAATAATTTTCCCTCGCAGTATTAATTTTATATAAAGCTGACCTCTCCCAACTCCTTATCTGCTCAATGCTAAAAGAATTATCTGATAATATTTTTTTAAGCCATGTTTCCATTTCTTTCTTCCAACCAAACTTAAACCATGGCAGGACGTTTTGAGTAGAAGTATTTAACCACTCTTTCAATATTTCTTTCTCCCAATCACTAAACCCGTCCAATTGATTACTACTGGTAATCTGTAACCACCTAGTATTAGAAGACGTTAATTTATATCCCTTTAAAAGTTCAACTAAATAAACTCGTTGTCCATCTTTTTGAAGATAACATTTTAAAACATTTGTCTTTATATTATACTCACTCTCAAGGTAACGATTAATATGATTAGTTACTGCAACATGTGACGTTATAGGCTTATACGATGGGAGTGAAATACAATTTGAATCGATATTAACTAGTATTTCCTTGTCCTTTTTTGAGTAAATTACAAACTTATATAAAAATAAATCATCCATCCTTAATCATCCCTCTTAATTGGAATCGGTATGTGAACTATTCTCCCCGTTAGTGTAAGTACATTTCTTCACATTCTCTATATCTATTTTAACATAAATATCCAATGACCTTCATTCGTAATGTGCAGTCAATACCTTTTTGGATAGTAATTTGCACTTAAAAATGTAGTTGAATTTGATGATATATACTAGCCAGTATACACTTACAATTTTACATTCATTTTGCTATACAATTTTTAATATAAACGCCATAGAAATCCCAATACATCAACAAAAAATGGCTATCAAATTATTAAACAATTCGATAGCCATTTTAACTTACATTTTCTTTATTTGCGATAGGTAACGGAACCCTTTACTCATATGAGTTCTCTTTTTTTTCGCCACCAATGTAATGTCCCTCCTTAATAAATCTATCGTTATATTATCATATTTTGGTTTTTGAGCATGATAAAAGTTTGCTAAAAAATAAAGAAGGACAAAGAGTTGAAATAAATTTTTACACGATTTTAATTTTTTTAGTAGATATACATGATATAATTTGTTTGAATAGTTGCATTTAGTTGCATTTTCAATGATGTATAGAGGGTGATGGAATATGTTTGCTAAAGAACGACAAGAGACCATAATAGAGCTGTTAAAACGAAATAAATCAGTCAAAGTTTCTCAATTAACAAAGCGATTTCAAGTCTCGCTTGAAACAATTCGGAGAGACTTAGAATTTTTGGAAAAAGAAGGGCTAATAAAGCGAGTCCACGGTGGTGCAGTGCTTGAAGAAACAACAAGTCATGAAACAACTTTTATTGAAAGAGAAACGATTCATATTGAAGAAAAAAAAGAAATCGCAAAAATAGCGACAAGGTTTGTCACGGAAGGACAATCAATTGCCTTAGATGTAAGTACAACAAATACTGAGTTTGCAAAAGTACTAAAAGAATCATTTACAAGATTAACGATTGTGACCAATTCACTTCCGATAGCAAACATATTAGCTGAAATGCCAAACTATACGATTATATTGCCTGGAGGGGTATTACGAAATCAGGAATTATGTATTGTCGGAGAAATGGCAGAAGCGTTTGTTTCGCAATTTCATATTGATACGTTTTTTATGAGCATGAGTGGTATTTCTTTATCGGCTGGTTTAACCGATTATGGTATTGGAGAAGTTCAAATGAAAAGTAAGATGCTACATGCGTCACAAAAAGGAATTGTCCTTGCAGATAGTAGTAAGTTTGACGTTAAATCATTTTTAAAAGTATGCGATTTAGAACGAGTAGAGTGCATTATTACAGATAGTAAGTTGAAACAAAGTATTTTTGAAAAATATGAAAAAGCTGGAATTGAGATTATCAATGACTAAGTCGAAACTCACCCATTATGGATTACCATAATGGTTTTTTTGTGTGTTTTTATTGTGTTGATTTTATTTACATTCATTTAATTGTGTTTTTACATACAGTTAACACTTTTATAACAATTGAGTGGTACGATTCTAGTAATAAATGTGTGATTATGTTGGAAAGTGAGGTTTTGAACGTGTGTTTGCTTGTGGAAACTTGGAGGTGTAGGAGTGGAAGTGTTGTCTACGCGTCTAGAGAGAAGAAATAAGTTCAAATCTATCGGAGTTCCATTACTTTTTATTATCCCAGCTTTACTCCCTTTAGCTGTATTTTGGATATGGCCGATGCTTTATTCATTTTATATTAGTTTTACAGACTGGGATTTTATGTCACCAACCTTCCATTTTGTTGGATTAGAAAATTATATTGGATTGTTTACGAGTGCAGAGTTTTATCGTGTATTAGGAAATACAATTTATTTTTCTGTTGGTACCGTCATTCCTACGATTATTGGTGGATTGGCTTTAGCTCTTTTACTGAAGAATAAATTAGCAGGCATTGGCATTTATCGGACGATTTTGTTTTCGCCATGGGTCACACCAATGGTTGCTGTTTCCATTGTATGGTCATGGATTTTTGAGCCAAGAGTGGGGATGGCCAATTGGGTGTTATCGATATTGTATCTACCGAAGCTTGAATGGGCGAGTAGTACAACATGGGCTATGGTTGTCATTATTATCGTAACGGTGTGGAAAGGAATCGGCTGGGCGATGATTTTTTATTTAGAATCATTGCACCGTGTACCGCAAGAACTTTATGAATCTGCTAGCTTAGATGGTGCATCTTGTTGGAATCGCTTAAAGCACATCACATTACCACTTGTTTCGCCAACCACCTTTTTCTTAATGATTATTTTAACGATTGAAGCTTTGCAAGCATATGACCAAATACAAGTGTTAACACAAGGTGGACCAGCTGGGAGTACAAGGACGATCCTTTATATGTATTATCAAGCAGCGTTTGAACGGTTTAATATGGGACAAGCAACGGCAGTAGCCACTGTACTTATTTTTATTACTGCTTTATTGGCACTCGTTCAGTTTTTGTCTTCGAAACGTTGGGTTCATTATGAGTAAGGAGGATTTATGAAATGAATGGAGTTAATGATCCAGTTGTTGTTAAACCGAAAAAAACGTCAATCGAACTACAAACGGTTCATGTGAGCAAAAAATGGAAAAAAGGGAGTATCCAAGTTTTACGTCACCTTGCCTTACTCTTATGTTCGTTATTG
It contains:
- a CDS encoding phosphotransferase, which gives rise to MKELQGPLLGRTNNLEYWKQAILRLADIQQHSVIHRKKLEELKCPVRPVTCVIQHHLENSLNELAINKDISREVYNTLINSNDYIINKLNFLESTNIPLSLEHGDFFGGNIIIQGGRPIIYDWSDCSLSHPFLSIVVFLEEVEQFFSKTTSLSLLDDYLTKWSEFDTKEELIKEYEIIKLIAPAYYLTVYQTFIFPSFNDNWDKQAIINGYVKSWIKALDIK
- a CDS encoding DeoR/GlpR family DNA-binding transcription regulator, coding for MFAKERQETIIELLKRNKSVKVSQLTKRFQVSLETIRRDLEFLEKEGLIKRVHGGAVLEETTSHETTFIERETIHIEEKKEIAKIATRFVTEGQSIALDVSTTNTEFAKVLKESFTRLTIVTNSLPIANILAEMPNYTIILPGGVLRNQELCIVGEMAEAFVSQFHIDTFFMSMSGISLSAGLTDYGIGEVQMKSKMLHASQKGIVLADSSKFDVKSFLKVCDLERVECIITDSKLKQSIFEKYEKAGIEIIND
- a CDS encoding sugar ABC transporter permease, translated to MLSTRLERRNKFKSIGVPLLFIIPALLPLAVFWIWPMLYSFYISFTDWDFMSPTFHFVGLENYIGLFTSAEFYRVLGNTIYFSVGTVIPTIIGGLALALLLKNKLAGIGIYRTILFSPWVTPMVAVSIVWSWIFEPRVGMANWVLSILYLPKLEWASSTTWAMVVIIIVTVWKGIGWAMIFYLESLHRVPQELYESASLDGASCWNRLKHITLPLVSPTTFFLMIILTIEALQAYDQIQVLTQGGPAGSTRTILYMYYQAAFERFNMGQATAVATVLIFITALLALVQFLSSKRWVHYE